The following proteins come from a genomic window of Lytechinus pictus isolate F3 Inbred chromosome 1, Lp3.0, whole genome shotgun sequence:
- the LOC129256860 gene encoding uncharacterized protein LOC129256860 isoform X4, whose translation MEPVMIDDQQTRTQINGTQNGGRDNAGFQYDEPAVLQVNSDTNGNMGLDNPHLYQDLKPNGNSNSKASQKNGHMPRGKAYVYDGPGGAHGLGTETGQEVHEYEYGFNRQESYKYKGQTEQERTNNKKNESHCCRIFAVVIAILILLIIGAIIYVVFEFVVNKPDNVTTTQLPQTTALPPVQSYLVTTSAVATLDLTYTPSLSDPSTTEYQELEANFTSLMETALRDAKTSEVSYEEVIVISFSSGSVVVNFDIRASHTQNSLPGEAAEQAAINAVENEVSAVLTEITEDNSSDLPLISFDITGSEADIIVTTTAQQTSEIPSTPESITTQEPIVTTTTDSSISTTTPSQTTPTTTAIQETSTAVVTSNAPITSVNPSQTAPTSATIPVSTTFPSSVTTTTDSSISTTTPSQTTPTTTAIQETSTAVVTSNATITSVNPSQTTPTSATTPETIPVSTTFPSPACQPDEILCPDGLGCVGFDQICDGVQQCLDGYDEQLCTGGNCSITELPCLDQTECYPIDKQCDGEFDCTDESDEDSCSSCPESTCFDSGCYPFSGYCDGIPDCLDQSDELFCSSCPIGQLDCNDGGCYDPLGYCDGNQDCDDGSDELFCSTNCEPNELVCIDGSGCYVYPDQECDGISQCTDGQDEQSCTDGCRPGELPCATGNECYNAVYQCDGYQDCTDQSDEQDCTLELVVVDLTELSAPYVLTSPNYPDRYPLNANQSWLFVASFGYRPRIDVNDLYTEPIRDLLSFYSGSTPIGQPLELSGAMTRSGIITYQSSNQNLYVTFTSDNAVSVRGFNASVIQESTNDVQCDESQYDCGDGMVCMPTDKLCSCPVPPTDCNPPTDCFSCDSGKCIPFEEECDGEHQCEFGEDERNCSQRCDSFLCNDGICLANSTVCDTVNDCTGGEDESGCSYPVGEETVYLFNGDIPYQLTSYGYPAEYPNNVHYTWKFLAGFGFKIRLQFQFFSTHDANDYVIIGDGSNTSTNPFMRLYGGGFVPQEVLSQGGDIWITMVTNQNFRSSGFFANVTAVLEDEELGPCAPKDVQCGDHVCIPGERLCDVTPHCVLPSFNPGCPVFIELGGVGKQYQPMTSPFLKLYSSNFPARYDNNIDATLYLTAMAGQRILAATVQFDTEEGYDFLTFYEGHSTDPSQQIAILSGLLPNQVIMSTGNRMTIVFQSDETYALFGFYLEIEGQATDDSCSSDEFRCMNGQCRSSDLVCDGEIHCIDFSDEDKCPTCQPVPSQCSSILPWTATVFPNTRFHTESEALQRYTELESAALSCSPSSGQLLLCAALFPECPHYGTTRNLCPSVCNEVITDCPQLAEFSNACSGSTVVDDNSGNPLCEARTGDYFNTEVCGTRPAYQGDSEVQPRIIGGTYAEKGEFPWIGTLQNENGEQQCGASLLNEYWAITAAHCTGVYSSISFGYLKLDTPTNYSVSPPIAQIIDHPNYYSTSGGDDITLIRFEEPVEINDYVRPICLPSANTSETRVYRRCYAAGWGTLAFGDVASNDLLKVLLGIIDNDECDQMYGDVIPSKICAGYKSGGYDSCNGDSGGPLACEGDDGRWHLIGITSYGNLGCGDPGFPGVYTRVSSFLDFISDTIEQQDP comes from the exons ATGGAGCCCGTAATGATAGACGATCAACAGACTCGAACACAG ATTAATGGAACACAAAATGGAGGAAGAGACAATGCTGGTTTTCAGTACGACGAACCCGCTGTTCTTCAGGTTAATAGTGACACAAATGGCAACATGGGACTGGACAATCCACATTTATACCAGGACCTTAAACCTAATGGAAATTCAAACTCTAAAGCCTCCCAAAAGAACGGACACATGCCAAGAGGCAAAGCATATGTATACGATGGACCGGGTGGTGCACATGGCCTAGGAACTGAGACTGGCCAAGAAGTGCATGAGTACGAGTATGGATTCAATCGGCAAGAATCGTACAAGTACAAGGGACAAACAGAACAGGAGAGAACTAATAACAAGAAAAATGAATCCCACTGCTGTAGGATATTTGCTGTGGTTATTGCCATTTTGATACTACTTATCATAGGAGCAATCATCTATGTCGTCTTTGAGTTTGTAG TAAATAAACCAGATAATGTCACAACAACACAATTGCCAC AGACCACGGCGTTGCCACCCGTCCAAAGTT ATCTTGTCACTACGTCAGCAGTCGCCACGTTAGATTTAACGTATACTCCATCTCTGTCCGATCCGAGTACTACAGAATATCAAGAGCTGGAAGCCAACTTTACTTCTTTG ATGGAAACAGCTTTGCGGGATGCAAAGACGTCTGAAGTATCATATGAGGAAGTAATCGTAATTAGTTTCAG CTCGGGAAGCGTCGTTGTAAACTTTGATATTCGGGCAAGCCACACTCAAAACTCTCTGCCCGGTGAGGCCGCGGAACAAGCCGCTATAAACGCGGTTGAGAACGAAGTATCTGCGGTTCTGACCGAAATTACCGAAGATAACTCGTCTGATCTACCGCTCATAAGCTTTGATATTACTGGCTCGGAAGCAG ATATCATCGTTACAACAACGGCTCAACAAACATCAG aGATTCCTTCGACACCtgaatcaatcacaactcaGGAGCCTATTG TCACAACCACAACAGACTCCTCTATATCTACTACCACGCCCTCCCAGACCACGCCCACCACAACTGCAATCCAGGAAACTTCAACTGCAGTGGTCACATCAAATGCTCCAATCACGTCTGTCAATCCTTCCCAGACCGCGCCCACTTCTGCGACCATTCCTGTTTCAACAACATTTCCATCCTCAG TCACAACCACAACAGACTCCTCTATATCTACTACCACGCCCTCCCAGACCACGCCCACCACAACTGCAATCCAGGAAACTTCAACTGCAGTGGTCACATCAAATGCTACAATCACGTCTGTCAATCCTTCCCAGACCACGCCCACTTCTGCGACCACTCCTGAGACCATTCCTGTTTCAACAACATTTCCATCCCCAG CTTGCCAGCCTGATGAGATCCTATGTCCAGATGGCTTAGGGTGTGTGGGGTTCGATCAGATATGTGATGGCGTTCAACAATGTCTGGATGGATATGATGAACAATTGTGTACAG GTGGTAATTGTAGCATCACTGAACTTCCTTGTCTGGATCAAACCGAATGTTATCCGATTGACAAACAATGTGATGGCGAATTTGATTGTACAGATGAATCGGATGAAGACTCCTGCT CATCTTGCCCTGAATCAACATGTTTTGATAGTGGATGTTATCCATTTAGTGGATACTGTGATGGTATTCCTGATTGTCTTGACCAATCTGATGAGCTATTCTGCAGCT CTTGTCCTATTGGTCAACTGGACTGTAATGATGGTGGGTGCTACGATCCATTAGGATATTGCGATGGTAATCAGGATTGTGACGATGGCTCCGATGAATTGTTCTGTTCAA CAAATTGTGAACCAAACGAGTTGGTTTGTATCGATGGAAGTGGTTGTTATGTATACCCTGACCAAGAGTGTGATGGAATATCACAATGTACAGATGGACAAGATGAGCAGAGTTGCACAG ATGGATGCCGTCCCGGTGAGTTGCCATGTGCGACAGGAAACGAGTGTTATAATGCTGTTTATCAGTGCGATGGATATCAAGATTGCACAGACCAATCAGATGAACAGGATTGTACATTAG AACTGGTGGTGGTAGACCTGACTGAACTGTCGGCTCCCTACGTCCTAACTAGTCCCAACTACCCCGACAGGTACCCACTCAATGCAAATCAGTCATGGCTGTTTGTTGCTTCTTTTGGATACAG ACCAAGGATTGATGTCAACGACTTGTACACCGAGCCCATCCGAGATCTTCTAAGCTTCTATTCAGGCAGTACTCCGATCGGTCAGCCACTGGAGCTATCAGGTGCTATGACACGGTCAGGTATCATTACTTACCAGTCAAGCAATCAGAATCTCTATGTTACCTTCACCTCTGACAATGCAGTGTCGGTCAGGGGTTTCAATGCCAGTGTCATCCAGGAGTCAACGAATG ATGTTCAATGTGATGAAAGCCAGTATGATTGCGGTGATGGAATGGTTTGTATGCCAACTGATAAATTGTGTTCCTGCCCTGTTCCTCCTACTGACTGTAATCCTCCTACAG ATTGTTTTTCTTGCGACAGCGGTAAATGTATTCCATTTGAAGAAGAGTGCGATGGCGAACATCAATGTGAATTTGGAGAGGACGAAAGAAATTGTTCACAAA GGTGCGACAGTTTCCTTTGCAATGATGGTATATGTTTAGCCAACTCAACTGTGTGCGATACTGTCAATGACTGCACGGGAGGAGAGGATGAATCAGGATGCTCTTATC CTGTCGGTGAAGAAACTGTTTACTTATTTAATGGAGATATTCCCTATCAATTGACATCATATGGCTACCCTGCTGAATACCCAAATAATGTCCACTACACATGGAAATTCCTTGCTGGATTTGGCTTCAAG ATTCgccttcaatttcaattcttctCCACACACGATGCAAATGATTATGTCATAATTGGAGATGGCAGTAACACTAGTACTAATCCCTTTATGAGGCTCTACGGCGGTGGGTTTGTCCCGCAAGAAGTTCTGTCACAAGGTGGCGACATTTGGATCACCATGGTAACCAACCAGAATTTCAGATCTAGTGGATTCTTTGCAAATGTTACTGCTGTGCTAGAAGATG AGGAGCTTGGACCATGCGCCCCTAAAGATGTGCAGTGTGGGGATCATGTATGCATACCGGGAGAGAGGCTTTGTGATGTTACTCCACATTGTGTTTTACCATCTTTTAACCCTGGCTGCCCAGTTTTCATTG AGCTTGGTGGAGTTGGCAAACAATACCAACCTATGACATCACCATTCCTAAAACTTTACAGTTCCAACTTCCCTGCTCGTTATGATAATAACATCGACGCTACCTTGTACTTGACGGCAATGGCTGGGCAGCGTATCCTTGCTGCAACGGTTCAATTTGATACAGAGGAGGGATATGATTTCCTCACGTTCTATGAGGGACACAGCACCGATCCAAGCCAGCAGATTGCAATACTTTCAGGACTCTTACCAAATCAGGTCATTATGTCAACGGGGAACAGGATGACAATTGTGTTTCAGAGTGATGAGACATATGCCTTGTTTGGATTCTATTTAGAGATTGAAGGGCAGGCTACGGATG ATTCATGTTCTAGTGATGAGTTTAGATGTATGAATGGTCAGTGCCGATCTTCTGATTTAGTTTGCGATGGAGAGATACACTGTATTGACTTTTCAGATGAGGACAAATGTC CTACATGTCAGCCAGTCCCTAGCCAGTGCTCAAGCATTCTACCATGGACCGCAACCGTGTTCCCCAACACCCGCTTCCATACTGAGTCTGAAGCCCTTCAACGCTACACCGAGCTTGAGTCTGCTGCCCTGTCCTGCAGCCCTTCATCTGGTCAGCTCCTCCTCTGTGCGGCTCTCTTTCCAGAATGCCCGCATTATGGTACAACAAGGAACTTGTGCCCGTCTGTTTGTAATGAAGTGATCACAGACTGTCCGCAGCTGGCAGAGTTCTCCAATGCTTGCTCAGGAAGCACTGTGGTCGATGATAACAGTGGAAATCCACTCTGCGAGGCTCGTACTGGAG ATTACTTTAACACAGAAGTGTGTGGAACCCGACCAGCCTACCAGGGAGACTCTGAGGTTCAACCTCGTATCATAGGAGGTACCTATGCAGAGAAGGGAGAGTTCCCTTGGATTGGAACACTCCAGAATGAAAATGGAGAACAACAATGTGGGGCTTCACTCCTCAATGAATATTGGGCTATTACAGCTGCTCACTGCAC CGGCGTTTACTCCAGCATCAGTTTTGGTTACTTGAAACTGGACACACCAACTAATTACAGCGTTTCACCACCTATTGCACAAATCATCGACCATCCAAACTACTATTCAACATCAGGCGGTGACGATATCACTCTCATTAGATTTGAAGAGCCAGTCGAGATCAATGACTATGTTCGACCGATCTGTCTACCGTCAGCTAACACCAGTGAGACACGGGTGTATAGAAGGTGTTACGCCGCTGGTTGGGGCACTCTTGCTTTTGGAG ATGTTGCTTCTAATGACCTTCTAAAGGTTTTGCTTGGcattattgataatgatgaatgtGATCAAATGTATGGCGACGTTATTCCTTCTAAAATATGTGCTGGATACAAGAGTGGCGGCTATGATTCATGTAAT GGTGATAGCGGAGGACCTCTCGCTTGTGAAGGAGATGATGGAAGATGGCATCTTATTGGTATTACAAGCTATGGAAACTTGGGCTGTGGAGATCCTGGTTTCCCCGGGGTTTACACCCGTGTAAGCTCATTCCTTGATTTTATCTCCGACACGATTGAGCAACAAGATCCATAG
- the LOC129256860 gene encoding uncharacterized protein LOC129256860 isoform X3 — MEPVMIDDQQTRTQINGTQNGGRDNAGFQYDEPAVLQVNSDTNGNMGLDNPHLYQDLKPNGNSNSKASQKNGHMPRGKAYVYDGPGGAHGLGTETGQEVHEYEYGFNRQESYKYKGQTEQERTNNKKNESHCCRIFAVVIAILILLIIGAIIYVVFEFVVNKPDNVTTTQLPQTTALPPVQSYLVTTSAVATLDLTYTPSLSDPSTTEYQELEANFTSLMETALRDAKTSEVSYEEVIVISFSSGSVVVNFDIRASHTQNSLPGEAAEQAAINAVENEVSAVLTEITEDNSSDLPLISFDITGSEADIIVTTTAQQTSVTTTTESSISTTTPSQTTPTTTAIQETSTAVVTSNAPITSVNPSQTTPTSATIPVSTTFPSSVTTTTDSSISTTTPSQTTPTTTAIQETSTAVVTSNAPITSVNPSQTAPTSATIPVSTTFPSSVTTTTDSSISTTTPSQTTPTTTAIQETSTAVVTSNATITSVNPSQTTPTSATTPETIPVSTTFPSPACQPDEILCPDGLGCVGFDQICDGVQQCLDGYDEQLCTGGNCSITELPCLDQTECYPIDKQCDGEFDCTDESDEDSCSSCPESTCFDSGCYPFSGYCDGIPDCLDQSDELFCSSCPIGQLDCNDGGCYDPLGYCDGNQDCDDGSDELFCSTNCEPNELVCIDGSGCYVYPDQECDGISQCTDGQDEQSCTDGCRPGELPCATGNECYNAVYQCDGYQDCTDQSDEQDCTLELVVVDLTELSAPYVLTSPNYPDRYPLNANQSWLFVASFGYRPRIDVNDLYTEPIRDLLSFYSGSTPIGQPLELSGAMTRSGIITYQSSNQNLYVTFTSDNAVSVRGFNASVIQESTNDVQCDESQYDCGDGMVCMPTDKLCSCPVPPTDCNPPTDCFSCDSGKCIPFEEECDGEHQCEFGEDERNCSQRCDSFLCNDGICLANSTVCDTVNDCTGGEDESGCSYPVGEETVYLFNGDIPYQLTSYGYPAEYPNNVHYTWKFLAGFGFKIRLQFQFFSTHDANDYVIIGDGSNTSTNPFMRLYGGGFVPQEVLSQGGDIWITMVTNQNFRSSGFFANVTAVLEDEELGPCAPKDVQCGDHVCIPGERLCDVTPHCVLPSFNPGCPVFIELGGVGKQYQPMTSPFLKLYSSNFPARYDNNIDATLYLTAMAGQRILAATVQFDTEEGYDFLTFYEGHSTDPSQQIAILSGLLPNQVIMSTGNRMTIVFQSDETYALFGFYLEIEGQATDDSCSSDEFRCMNGQCRSSDLVCDGEIHCIDFSDEDKCPTCQPVPSQCSSILPWTATVFPNTRFHTESEALQRYTELESAALSCSPSSGQLLLCAALFPECPHYGTTRNLCPSVCNEVITDCPQLAEFSNACSGSTVVDDNSGNPLCEARTGDYFNTEVCGTRPAYQGDSEVQPRIIGGTYAEKGEFPWIGTLQNENGEQQCGASLLNEYWAITAAHCTGVYSSISFGYLKLDTPTNYSVSPPIAQIIDHPNYYSTSGGDDITLIRFEEPVEINDYVRPICLPSANTSETRVYRRCYAAGWGTLAFGDVASNDLLKVLLGIIDNDECDQMYGDVIPSKICAGYKSGGYDSCNGDSGGPLACEGDDGRWHLIGITSYGNLGCGDPGFPGVYTRVSSFLDFISDTIEQQDP; from the exons ATGGAGCCCGTAATGATAGACGATCAACAGACTCGAACACAG ATTAATGGAACACAAAATGGAGGAAGAGACAATGCTGGTTTTCAGTACGACGAACCCGCTGTTCTTCAGGTTAATAGTGACACAAATGGCAACATGGGACTGGACAATCCACATTTATACCAGGACCTTAAACCTAATGGAAATTCAAACTCTAAAGCCTCCCAAAAGAACGGACACATGCCAAGAGGCAAAGCATATGTATACGATGGACCGGGTGGTGCACATGGCCTAGGAACTGAGACTGGCCAAGAAGTGCATGAGTACGAGTATGGATTCAATCGGCAAGAATCGTACAAGTACAAGGGACAAACAGAACAGGAGAGAACTAATAACAAGAAAAATGAATCCCACTGCTGTAGGATATTTGCTGTGGTTATTGCCATTTTGATACTACTTATCATAGGAGCAATCATCTATGTCGTCTTTGAGTTTGTAG TAAATAAACCAGATAATGTCACAACAACACAATTGCCAC AGACCACGGCGTTGCCACCCGTCCAAAGTT ATCTTGTCACTACGTCAGCAGTCGCCACGTTAGATTTAACGTATACTCCATCTCTGTCCGATCCGAGTACTACAGAATATCAAGAGCTGGAAGCCAACTTTACTTCTTTG ATGGAAACAGCTTTGCGGGATGCAAAGACGTCTGAAGTATCATATGAGGAAGTAATCGTAATTAGTTTCAG CTCGGGAAGCGTCGTTGTAAACTTTGATATTCGGGCAAGCCACACTCAAAACTCTCTGCCCGGTGAGGCCGCGGAACAAGCCGCTATAAACGCGGTTGAGAACGAAGTATCTGCGGTTCTGACCGAAATTACCGAAGATAACTCGTCTGATCTACCGCTCATAAGCTTTGATATTACTGGCTCGGAAGCAG ATATCATCGTTACAACAACGGCTCAACAAACATCAG TCACAACCACAACAGAATCCTCTATATCTACTACCACGCCCTCCCAGACCACGCCCACCACAACTGCAATCCAGGAAACTTCAACTGCAGTGGTCACATCAAATGCTCCAATCACGTCTGTCAATCCTTCCCAGACCACGCCTACTTCTGCGACCATTCCTGTTTCAACAACATTTCCATCATCAG TCACAACCACAACAGACTCCTCTATATCTACTACCACGCCCTCCCAGACCACGCCCACCACAACTGCAATCCAGGAAACTTCAACTGCAGTGGTCACATCAAATGCTCCAATCACGTCTGTCAATCCTTCCCAGACCGCGCCCACTTCTGCGACCATTCCTGTTTCAACAACATTTCCATCCTCAG TCACAACCACAACAGACTCCTCTATATCTACTACCACGCCCTCCCAGACCACGCCCACCACAACTGCAATCCAGGAAACTTCAACTGCAGTGGTCACATCAAATGCTACAATCACGTCTGTCAATCCTTCCCAGACCACGCCCACTTCTGCGACCACTCCTGAGACCATTCCTGTTTCAACAACATTTCCATCCCCAG CTTGCCAGCCTGATGAGATCCTATGTCCAGATGGCTTAGGGTGTGTGGGGTTCGATCAGATATGTGATGGCGTTCAACAATGTCTGGATGGATATGATGAACAATTGTGTACAG GTGGTAATTGTAGCATCACTGAACTTCCTTGTCTGGATCAAACCGAATGTTATCCGATTGACAAACAATGTGATGGCGAATTTGATTGTACAGATGAATCGGATGAAGACTCCTGCT CATCTTGCCCTGAATCAACATGTTTTGATAGTGGATGTTATCCATTTAGTGGATACTGTGATGGTATTCCTGATTGTCTTGACCAATCTGATGAGCTATTCTGCAGCT CTTGTCCTATTGGTCAACTGGACTGTAATGATGGTGGGTGCTACGATCCATTAGGATATTGCGATGGTAATCAGGATTGTGACGATGGCTCCGATGAATTGTTCTGTTCAA CAAATTGTGAACCAAACGAGTTGGTTTGTATCGATGGAAGTGGTTGTTATGTATACCCTGACCAAGAGTGTGATGGAATATCACAATGTACAGATGGACAAGATGAGCAGAGTTGCACAG ATGGATGCCGTCCCGGTGAGTTGCCATGTGCGACAGGAAACGAGTGTTATAATGCTGTTTATCAGTGCGATGGATATCAAGATTGCACAGACCAATCAGATGAACAGGATTGTACATTAG AACTGGTGGTGGTAGACCTGACTGAACTGTCGGCTCCCTACGTCCTAACTAGTCCCAACTACCCCGACAGGTACCCACTCAATGCAAATCAGTCATGGCTGTTTGTTGCTTCTTTTGGATACAG ACCAAGGATTGATGTCAACGACTTGTACACCGAGCCCATCCGAGATCTTCTAAGCTTCTATTCAGGCAGTACTCCGATCGGTCAGCCACTGGAGCTATCAGGTGCTATGACACGGTCAGGTATCATTACTTACCAGTCAAGCAATCAGAATCTCTATGTTACCTTCACCTCTGACAATGCAGTGTCGGTCAGGGGTTTCAATGCCAGTGTCATCCAGGAGTCAACGAATG ATGTTCAATGTGATGAAAGCCAGTATGATTGCGGTGATGGAATGGTTTGTATGCCAACTGATAAATTGTGTTCCTGCCCTGTTCCTCCTACTGACTGTAATCCTCCTACAG ATTGTTTTTCTTGCGACAGCGGTAAATGTATTCCATTTGAAGAAGAGTGCGATGGCGAACATCAATGTGAATTTGGAGAGGACGAAAGAAATTGTTCACAAA GGTGCGACAGTTTCCTTTGCAATGATGGTATATGTTTAGCCAACTCAACTGTGTGCGATACTGTCAATGACTGCACGGGAGGAGAGGATGAATCAGGATGCTCTTATC CTGTCGGTGAAGAAACTGTTTACTTATTTAATGGAGATATTCCCTATCAATTGACATCATATGGCTACCCTGCTGAATACCCAAATAATGTCCACTACACATGGAAATTCCTTGCTGGATTTGGCTTCAAG ATTCgccttcaatttcaattcttctCCACACACGATGCAAATGATTATGTCATAATTGGAGATGGCAGTAACACTAGTACTAATCCCTTTATGAGGCTCTACGGCGGTGGGTTTGTCCCGCAAGAAGTTCTGTCACAAGGTGGCGACATTTGGATCACCATGGTAACCAACCAGAATTTCAGATCTAGTGGATTCTTTGCAAATGTTACTGCTGTGCTAGAAGATG AGGAGCTTGGACCATGCGCCCCTAAAGATGTGCAGTGTGGGGATCATGTATGCATACCGGGAGAGAGGCTTTGTGATGTTACTCCACATTGTGTTTTACCATCTTTTAACCCTGGCTGCCCAGTTTTCATTG AGCTTGGTGGAGTTGGCAAACAATACCAACCTATGACATCACCATTCCTAAAACTTTACAGTTCCAACTTCCCTGCTCGTTATGATAATAACATCGACGCTACCTTGTACTTGACGGCAATGGCTGGGCAGCGTATCCTTGCTGCAACGGTTCAATTTGATACAGAGGAGGGATATGATTTCCTCACGTTCTATGAGGGACACAGCACCGATCCAAGCCAGCAGATTGCAATACTTTCAGGACTCTTACCAAATCAGGTCATTATGTCAACGGGGAACAGGATGACAATTGTGTTTCAGAGTGATGAGACATATGCCTTGTTTGGATTCTATTTAGAGATTGAAGGGCAGGCTACGGATG ATTCATGTTCTAGTGATGAGTTTAGATGTATGAATGGTCAGTGCCGATCTTCTGATTTAGTTTGCGATGGAGAGATACACTGTATTGACTTTTCAGATGAGGACAAATGTC CTACATGTCAGCCAGTCCCTAGCCAGTGCTCAAGCATTCTACCATGGACCGCAACCGTGTTCCCCAACACCCGCTTCCATACTGAGTCTGAAGCCCTTCAACGCTACACCGAGCTTGAGTCTGCTGCCCTGTCCTGCAGCCCTTCATCTGGTCAGCTCCTCCTCTGTGCGGCTCTCTTTCCAGAATGCCCGCATTATGGTACAACAAGGAACTTGTGCCCGTCTGTTTGTAATGAAGTGATCACAGACTGTCCGCAGCTGGCAGAGTTCTCCAATGCTTGCTCAGGAAGCACTGTGGTCGATGATAACAGTGGAAATCCACTCTGCGAGGCTCGTACTGGAG ATTACTTTAACACAGAAGTGTGTGGAACCCGACCAGCCTACCAGGGAGACTCTGAGGTTCAACCTCGTATCATAGGAGGTACCTATGCAGAGAAGGGAGAGTTCCCTTGGATTGGAACACTCCAGAATGAAAATGGAGAACAACAATGTGGGGCTTCACTCCTCAATGAATATTGGGCTATTACAGCTGCTCACTGCAC CGGCGTTTACTCCAGCATCAGTTTTGGTTACTTGAAACTGGACACACCAACTAATTACAGCGTTTCACCACCTATTGCACAAATCATCGACCATCCAAACTACTATTCAACATCAGGCGGTGACGATATCACTCTCATTAGATTTGAAGAGCCAGTCGAGATCAATGACTATGTTCGACCGATCTGTCTACCGTCAGCTAACACCAGTGAGACACGGGTGTATAGAAGGTGTTACGCCGCTGGTTGGGGCACTCTTGCTTTTGGAG ATGTTGCTTCTAATGACCTTCTAAAGGTTTTGCTTGGcattattgataatgatgaatgtGATCAAATGTATGGCGACGTTATTCCTTCTAAAATATGTGCTGGATACAAGAGTGGCGGCTATGATTCATGTAAT GGTGATAGCGGAGGACCTCTCGCTTGTGAAGGAGATGATGGAAGATGGCATCTTATTGGTATTACAAGCTATGGAAACTTGGGCTGTGGAGATCCTGGTTTCCCCGGGGTTTACACCCGTGTAAGCTCATTCCTTGATTTTATCTCCGACACGATTGAGCAACAAGATCCATAG